The Bos mutus isolate GX-2022 chromosome 11, NWIPB_WYAK_1.1, whole genome shotgun sequence nucleotide sequence GTAATTGATAGTTGTTTAATGAAAAGTAAGTTAGACCATGTAGATCACCTGAATTTGACATTTTCCCCAGGTGTGTGGAGGTCTCCTGGGCTCTGCGTTTCTTCTCTGTGAGACTGGTCTCCAGGAGTTGTTAGCAGAGCCTTAGCATGTTTAAGTTGTTGTTCAGCTCTTTCCATGACCACCTGAACCACATACATGGTGCCCTGGAGAAATCAGGTCTGAATCAAGGCTGCCAGTGTGGTTCCTTGTCCCCACCCTGGAGCTGACCAGAGGTGCCCACCTTCAGATACTTTCACCGGCACTGAGGTCCTTTAGGGCCTCTTAGATTAAGTGCTGTTGCTGAATAATTTGGGGTGTTGAATAAAGTGGGTCCTTTTTACAGAGAGACAAaactatttttatctattttggctgctgaaataatattaaaatgcagGGCGCGATCAGCTTAACTActagggggaaggagaagggtattcacaaattgatttcttttcttggagGAAATTCTGGTTTTTTGTCTGTTCTCCCTGGACTAGAGTGTCTTAGGGTCTGCTCCTTCTGAGATGGGCCTCTGCTGCTGTGGGAGCAGCTGAAAACTTTGGTCTGTCCTCCTGGAGAAGGTGAGAGAGTCCAGTTAACTCACCAACACTCTCAGACAGTGACTGATTACCTGTTTAATGTTCATGAGTGCCTGAATCATTACATGAACAAAGTCATTTTCATCTACCAGTGGCTCTCAAGGCTGGCtctacatcagaatcacctgggagagCTTTGGTGGAACCAGAGATGCTAGTGCCCTACACCCTAGAGAGTCTGACTTAATTAGTCTGGGGTGGTATGGACACTggtggttcttttaaaaaaaagctccCCGGATGACTTTAAATTACAGTTAGGGGTGGAAACTCCTGTTCTACAGAAGGGgacagcaaacattttctgtcaagggtcagatagtaaatattttagtttttgcaGGCCACACAATTCTGTGACAATTACTCAGCTCTCTCATGGCAGCACCAAAACAGCTATCAGTGGAgatagctgtgttccaataaaactttattttccaaaacaagcAGTGGGCAAGATTTGGCCAGCTGACTGTAATTTGCTGACTCCTGCTCTAGTCTAGACTATTGCATTTATGAAGACGAGGCACTGTGCTTTATGAAGTTCAACTCTGGGTCCCTGGCAAAGTGACCTGGCATGCAACAGACACTtcataaatgcttattaaattaaattgaatttagTGAGTTTATTGTACTCATGGTGTAATACCCGAGAAGGAGATGGAGTGGCTAGCCTTGGGAAAAAAATTATAGCATTTGGGGTAGAAAATGTTTATGGCTTAATGCTTTGGGACAATTCATATAAAAACTGGTTTAACTTTATTAAAACTTTATTGAACTCTTTAGTGAAACTTTTCAAAATAGATTGATATTaagttgtgtgtttgtgtggcagtggggagagagaggagatttTCCAAAGTTTTTATTGGTCTATGCctattaaatatatgtgtgtgtgttcagtcgtgtccgactctttgcaaccctgtggatggtagtccgccaggctcctctgtccatgagattttccaggtaagaatactagagtgggttgccatttactactccagggtatctttccgaccagggattgaacctctctcttgtgtctcctgcattggcaggaggattctttaccactgcatacCTGGGAAggcaatataaaatatgtatagcaACCAGGAGAACACCCATAATTGGTCAATCAGTGACTCAGTTTATGAAAAATCTGTTAAGTCATTTGTCTAAACTTCCCAGCCAATTCAATCAAATTGATGCCATAGtaaccttctgctgctgctaagtcgcttcagtcgtgtctgactctgtgcgaccccatagacggcagcccactaggctcccctgtccctgggattctccaggcaagaacactggagtaagcAAAATCTCTATATTTCGATGTTGACAATACACTGGTTAGAAGAAATATAAGTAGGTCCTTAAGTTTTGCTTTGGTGGACATGAGAAGCAGGTATTAGCTACAAAATGCCTGCGTTCAGTTAGCGAGGTACTCGGTAAGAAGTGGAGGCTCACAGACATTGCGTCATGGCCTCAGATGTGACCAAATGACCCCAGGGATGAGGACACAGAGACGATCTCCAGAGagcagtttaaaaaacaaaacaaaatgcattGGAAATTTCCACAAAGAAATTACTCCTGTATATAGATGCTTAGAAAACAAGGCCAGGcatccattttttcttttcctttttggtcAAATGTATCAGTCTTGGttttaatccaagtctatacatCAGTTGCAATACAGAGACATCATTTATGTGACTTGGCTCCTCTtgatagcttcagttcagttcagttcagtcactcagtcgtgtccgactctttgcgaccccatgaattgcagcacaccaggcctccctgtccatcaccaactcccagagtttactcaaactcatgtccatcgagttggtgatgccatccagccatctcatcctctgtcgtccccttctcctcctgccctcaatccctcccagcatcagagtcttttccaatgagtcaactcttcgcatgaggtggtcaaaatactggagtttcagctttaacatcagtccttccgggcgggcggcgggcggggcgcggggccTTTGTGCGCCCGGAGCGTGCCCGTGAGCGCCGCGCGGTCGCCGGCACCGGAAGGGTTCACACTGCGTCTGAAAGGGGGACAATGGAGGCGCGATTCCCTTAGCCCAGTCGGAGGCATTCCTCACAGACCTCCTGGACAAAGTGTGCGAGCGGATGAATGACTACAGACTCGAAGAAGACCCCGTGACGAAGGAGAAGACTTTCAAGAGATTTGCTCCGAGGAAAGGAGacaaaacatacaaagaatttaaaaaattctatttttattcagaTGCTTACAGACCGTTGAAATTCGCGTGTGAGACTATAATAGAAGAGTTCGAAGATGAAATACTTTCACTTATCACCCAGGAGGCACATCAGCTCGCTGACACGCTGTGCGGTGAAAAGTCAGGTCTGTGTGAAACTTCCACTAACCATACTGAACTCTAGGAACACCGGCACTGTTAGCAGAGAGGAGTCACGTCACAGCCCCCAAGGTCAATGTCCGCGTTTCTGTCTTCATGTTTCTTCACGAGAAGAAGCGCTGTGTCTCTTTTTCATACTGCAGGGCCTTGTGTTTGATACTTTATTGAATATCTCTTCTTTGGCATCTTGCAagccccacttccttctccaggcataGTACATGAAACAGTTACCTTTGTGGATTTTGGTATTTACAAACAGGCTTGGCAGGAAAGCATCTAGTTTAGTAATAGGACAAACGTGAAGacatttcataaatgaaataaGTATTTAATAACATGTGCTGCATAGTCCATGCACATATAGATAGAAGTATAGTGTCCTGTTTGATAAGGAGTTGGTTTGATTTCATAAGTACTTGattagtcatgaaattaagaaaatgcatTGCCAAATTCCAGGCTAATTTTCCTGGGCTgtatggctatcatcaaaagaaACGAATTCACTTTATGTCAGGAATGAAACTTAAATTTCTAGAAACCTTAAGTTTAAATACTTTCTAATTCCTAAAATTTAACCAAATGCATAAAAAGCAGTGAAGACTTTTATAGTGAACAATTATATTGGCCTTTCTAACGCATGCATTCTGAATTGAAATGATTTAGAAAGTTGATttattattcatgtatttattatcaTGTATTCTTAAAGGCTGACACCAATAGACACGTTTATTTTGCTGCAGACTTTCCTGtcatgctttgttttttaaagattttcaccTAACATTTAGCATGTAggttttactgctgctgctgcgttgcttcagttgtgtccgactctgtgtgaccccatagacagcagcccgccgggctcccctgtccctgggattctctaggcaggaatgctggagtgggttgccatttccttctccaatgaatgaaagtgaaaagtcaaagtgaagtcgctcagtcgtgtccaattcttcgcgaccccatggactgaagcccaccgggctcctccgtccatggggttttccgggcgggagtgctggagtggggtgccattgtcttcacCAACTATTGTTCTGTCTATGGATGTTTTTGTAGGTGTGGAGATGGAAGGAAAGGTGGAAACTTACAGAAAATTGCCTTTTGACCACCTTAATAATGGAGTGTAGTAATCTCACTCTTAGAGATTTCATTGTCTTTGGGAATCTAATTTCTTGGAGATTTCACTGTCTCTGTTAAATTTACATTTAGTGgaataaaactttgtttaaaatgtcaaaaaaacaaaaaaacatcagtccttccaatgaacacccaggactaatctttagaatggactggttggacctccttgcagtccatgggactctcaggagtcttctccaacaccacagttcaaaagcatcaattcttcagcgctcagctttctttacagtccaactctcacatccatacatgaccactggaaaaaccatagccttgactagatggacctttgttggcaaagtaatgtctttgcttttcaatatgctatctaggttggtcataactttccttctaaggagtaagcgtcttttaatttcatggctgcagtcaccatctgcagtgattttgtagcccaaaaaataaagtctgccactgtttccactgtttcccatctatttgccatgaagtgatgggaccagatgccatgatcttcgttttctgaatgttgagctttaagccaactttttccctttcctctttcactttcatcaagaggctttttagttcctcttcactttctgccataagggtggtgtcatctgtatatctgaggttattgatatttttcccggaaatcttgattccagcttgtgcttcttccagcccagcgtttctcatgatgtattctgcatataagttaaataagcaaggtgacaatatacagccttgatgtaatccttttcctatttggaagcagtttgttgttccatgtccagttctaactgttgcttcctgacctgcatataggtttctcaagaggcaggtcaggtggtctggtattcccatctctttcagaattttccacagtttattgtgatccacacagtcgaaggctttggcatagtcaataaagcagaaatagatgtttttctggaactctcttgcttttttgatgatccagcggatgttggcaatttgatctctggttcctctgccttttctaaaatcagcttgaacatctggaagttcacggttcacgtattgctgaagcctggcttggagaattttgagcattactttactagcatgtgagatgagtgcaattgataGGAGCTTAGGATTCCTAAATTCTGATGCCCTGATTCTGGAAAGGggactgtgcatgtgtgtgaatggTGACACCAGCATCCTGGGGCTCAGTTAGTCTTTGGAAGGAGTAGGTAATACCCAGGGACATCTAATTCAGTGGGACTGGCACACGCAGAATATTTCATCTAAAACTTTTCCTTGATTGTGGTTGGAGACTTTGTACATGGGATAATCTGTGGGCTCAAATTGCCTCTGGAAAGAGCCTCCTGCTAGGGGGCCCTGGTGTAGACAAACCACGGAGAGGAGGAAGGGGTTATAAACAGTGAGTTCTGCACATTATGTGAGCACAGTAATCTGTTATTAGTGCAAAGCTTATTGAAAGTAGAGGGTGTGTATCTATGGCCAAGCAGCAGGGAGAGGATGTTAAAGTTTTGATGGAAAACTAAAATTGCTCAGGAAAATCTAAATTGCTCAGGAGAATGTTCCTTTCTCCACGTGTGTCTTTTAAATTGAATTTCCTTTTAGGCAATACGTTGTT carries:
- the LOC102271455 gene encoding protein canopy homolog 1 → MNDYRLEEDPVTKEKTFKRFAPRKGDKTYKEFKKFYFYSDAYRPLKFACETIIEEFEDEILSLITQEAHQLADTLCGEKSGLCETSTNHTEL